TCGCCGTGAGCCGGTCAGCTCGCCCAGCAGCTCCTGGTGCCGGCCGAGCCGGAGGTCCGCGCCGATGCGCTGCTCCGCACGCTGGTGCGTTCCTCCTCCAGACACCACGAGATGGGCCCGCAGGACGGGACCCCGCTGTACGTCGGAGAGGGGGCCGGCCCCTGCCACAGGCGCAGGGCCTCGGAGAGACAGGCCGAAGCCCGCACGTCGTCGTGGTGGAGCGCCGAGCGGCCCTCGCGCACCAGGGACCAGAACCGGTTGGTGTCGAGTTCGTCGCTGTGCACGGTCAGCAGGTAGCCGCCGTCGCGGGTCTGCAGGATGTCGCGGGCGGGCCTGGAGGCTGCCGATCCGCGGCACCCGCCGCAGGCTGCGCCGCAGCTGGAGGATGTACGACTGGAGGGTGGACAGTGCGCTGTTGGGAGGGGAGTTCTCCCACAGCTCTTCGATACACGTGTCGGTGGACACGACCTGGTTCGCGTTGAGGAGCAGCAGGCTGGGGTGAGCAGTTGCCGCTGCTTCGGAGCCGTCGGCGTGTAGGACTCGCCGCGCTCGATCATGCGCAGGGGTCCCATACGGAGAATTCCACGTCGGTCTCGCACACCTTCGCGGAGAGTGACACAGGGGGTTGGCCGCGCCGGACGGGGCGGCTCACAGCACTTCCGACTCCTTCGGGCCACGAGCGCGGCGCTGCCCCCAGCCGCGCGCGGGAAAGCCCGCACCCCGCGTCGGCCACCGCTCGCATCCGCACTCGGCGCGGAATTCTCCGTATGTCGCAGATCCATGATCCGAAATACCCCCTGTGTTGTGCGGCGTTAATTCGCCGAATGAAAATGCATATTAATCAGGGGGTGCACATCTGCCGTCAATCGGCGGCTCACCTGTCCCGGATCGGCCCTCAAGTGGCGCCCCCGGCCTGCGATCCCGTGGTGCGAAGGCGGGAACCCCACGGTAACGCCCGCTCTCCGGCCCGTCGAAAGACAGCGATTACCGGGCTGTGACTGGCCCCGGTCTAGGCTTCACGCGCATATGGGTCCGCTGAATTCCATGGCATTCGTCCTGTGGGGGACATGGGCAATGGGGGAAACGCGGGCAGTGCGTCGCGGGGGCGGAAAAGTGCCGGGGGGCGCACCACGACAGGAGGAACCGC
This genomic window from Microbacterium terregens contains:
- a CDS encoding BTAD domain-containing putative transcriptional regulator, with the protein product MHSDELDTNRFWSLVREGRSALHHDDVRASACLSEALRLWQGPAPSPTYSGVPSCGPISWCLEEERTSVRSSASARTSGSAGTRSCWAS